From the Lathyrus oleraceus cultivar Zhongwan6 chromosome 4, CAAS_Psat_ZW6_1.0, whole genome shotgun sequence genome, one window contains:
- the LOC127075020 gene encoding RING-H2 finger protein ATL29 has product MSSLEHDYEIPPTPTYRTPPTLVAFTFTILILVFVALSIVYLCKYCFQGLFHTWALQRTTSSSLVRLSPERSPPRGLDNTLLDKFPTFVYSSVKDLREEKSCSLECAICLLEFEDDSMLRHLTICCHVFHQECIDLWLESHKTCPVCRTDLDLHPNQTAKQGDNDNDNDNNNNNNVDTDEGMMQLPCDAIRIDVGEEEKDIVGEIIGAQINANGQHDCENTSMPRGEEPRFSKSHSTGHSIVMIRGEEKDNAKYTLRLPEHVIRGGHSSSKSCTTYNEMTLREPTPCSNCGFVKPVAASSSLAHAQDH; this is encoded by the coding sequence ATGTCTTCATTGGAACATGATTACGAAATCCCGCCGACTCCAACATACAGGACCCCACCGACACTAGTAGCTTTCACCTTCACCATCCTCATATTAGTCTTTGTGGCTTTGAGCATTGTGTATCTTTGTAAGTATTGTTTTCAAGGCCTTTTCCACACCTGGGCCTTACAACGCACAACCTCCAGTTCTCTCGTTCGTCTCTCGCCTGAGAGATCACCGCCTCGAGGACTCGACAATACCCTTTTAGATAAATTCCCTACTTTTGTTTACTCCTCCGTGAAAGATCTGCGCGAGGAAAAGAGTTGCAGCTTGGAATGTGCCATTTGTTTGCTAGAGTTTGAGGATGATAGCATGCTTCGTCATTTAACTATTTGTTGTCATGTTTTCCATCAAGAATGTATTGACCTATGGCTTGAATCTCACAAGACATGTCCCGTTTGTCGAACTGATCTTGATTTACATCCAAACCAAACGGCGAAACAAGGGGACAATGACAACGACAAcgacaataacaacaacaacaacgttgATACAGACGAGGGTATGATGCAGTTACCATGCGATGCTATACGTATTGATGTTGGAGAAGAGGAAAAAGACATTGTTGGTGAGATCATTGGAGCTCAAATAAATGCCAATGGCCAACATGATTGTGAGAACACGAGCATGCCACGAGGAGAAGAACCTAGGTTTTCAAAGTCACATTCAACGGGGCACTCTATAGTAATGATTAGAGGTGAAGAGAAAGATAATGCGAAATATACTTTGAGATTGCCTGAGCATGTTATAAGGGGAGGGCACAGCAGCTCTAAGAGTTGTACAACTTACAATGAAATGACATTGAGAGAGCCTACACCTTGTAGTAACTG